The genomic interval AATACCTGACCGGGTACGGCTATCTCGTGGACTTTCTCGAAGACGGCAGCCGGGTCATGGATACCCTCGACTCCATGCACCCCGATCTGATCATCCTCGACGTCATGCTGCCCGACCGCGACGGGTTCGACATCCTCCTTGAAATACGCGGCGCCAGCCGTGTGCCCGTGATCATGCTCACGGCCAAGGGCGAAGACGAAGATCGCATCGTGGGGCTGGAGATGGGCGCGGACGACTACCTGCCCAAGCCCTTCAACCCGCGAGAACTGCTGGCCCGGATCAAGGCCGTGTTCCGCAGGCTTAACGAACCCCAGGACATGTTCGAGGACAGCGGAACCATCTCGGCCGGAGGGATGACCTTGGACCCGGCCAGACTGGTCCTGACCATAAACGGCGAACCGATGGAGCTTTCCACCACCGAGACCCGCCTCATGCAGGCATTGATGAGCCGGACAGGCCGGGCGCTCTCCAGGGACCAGCTCATGTCCATGGCCTGGGGCCGGGATTATGCCGCCTTTGACCGCTCCATCGACGTGCAGATAAGCCGGCTCCGGGCCAAGCTCGCCCCCTATGCCGGACATGAAAAACGCATCCGCACGGTCTGGGGAACAGGCTACATGTTCATGGGGGACGCGTGATGTTCGGCCGATTGTATCTCAAGATATTCCTCAGCTTCGTCTGCGTCATGCTGGTGACCCTGGTCCTGGTCGCGGGTCTGTTCCGGCACACCCAGGGCCAGGAATTTCTGGGCCGCTTCAAGCGGTTGGCCCACGCCCAAGTGATCCTGGTGAAATCTTCGGTGGAAAACAGCATCCTCCTCAACCACGGATCGACCGGCGCGCTGCAGCCCCTGGTGGACAAGCTTGCCAATATTTACAGGGCACGGTTGTGGATAACAGGCCAGAACAATACCGTATTGGCCCGGTCTTTTCCCGGCCCGATCCCCACGCCCCAACCCGAAAATCCTGAAAAAGAAGACGAACAGCGCCTGTGGAGCCAGGAAGCCGGAGCCAACGTAATCCTTTGCGGCGAAGACCCGAAATGCCTGTACGTGACCATTCCCTTCGGCGGCCGGGACGGGGTGCCGCCCGGAACAATCCACTACCTTGACCAGAACATGGAAGGCCTGCACCACGAAAAGCCTTTCTTCCTCG from Pseudodesulfovibrio sp. S3 carries:
- a CDS encoding response regulator transcription factor produces the protein MEKHLLVIDDDAKLRRLLGEYLTGYGYLVDFLEDGSRVMDTLDSMHPDLIILDVMLPDRDGFDILLEIRGASRVPVIMLTAKGEDEDRIVGLEMGADDYLPKPFNPRELLARIKAVFRRLNEPQDMFEDSGTISAGGMTLDPARLVLTINGEPMELSTTETRLMQALMSRTGRALSRDQLMSMAWGRDYAAFDRSIDVQISRLRAKLAPYAGHEKRIRTVWGTGYMFMGDA